GAAGCTATGAAGAACCGAGATTGTGAAGGTGAGTCTCCGAAGAAATCTTGAACCTCTCTTATAATCCATTTCCATTCCGTTTTGGTTTGTATAATGCTGTGATTTTAATTGGCTGAAATCGTGAAATTGGATTTTAGATATATAGGTGCAAAACTTTTGTCGTGTTTTGATAAGTTATTTTGTAGTTGTGTAGGTTTGTAGCAAGTAGACATAGAAGTGTAATTTGATGAGGGATGAGTTAGAAACAAAGGAAATTGTGGTGGAAAGAGAGGATGTAGATGTAGAGGATCAATGTGGTGCAGGGAAGGTTGAAATAGTTTTTCTAACGGTATATGATGAGttgaaaccaaaattaaaaatggagtTCGAGTCGTTGGATGAAGGGTATGGTTTTTACAACAATTATGCACTTGCAACGGGATTTGGGATTCAGGAGCATAGTAGTAAAATATCCAGTGATGGTGAATGTTGGTTAAGGAAATAATTTGTTTGTTGCAAACAAGGCAAGAAGAGGGTGGATCCTAATCCCAAACCTAACAAGAAAGGTATGAGGGGAGATGATAGAACTGAGTGCAAGGCGAAACTTGCGGTTAATAAGGGAATTGGTTGTGAAATATTTGTTGTAACAGTTTTCAATGAAGAATTCAACCACCCTATGTCAAGTGCATCACACTTATTTAGATCACATTGTCAAGTTTCGAAGGTAAAGAATGCGATGATTGAACAATGTGCGCAAGACAATATTTCCGTAAGTAAACAAGTGGGTTTATTGGAGGTGCCAAGTGAAGGAATTGGAAATATTGGTTGCACCCCCAAGGATATGTATAACGCCAAACAGCAATTACAAGGTCATCTAATCGAGCATAATGCAGAAATGTTGAAAAAGCATTTTGAGGATGAGAAAAAGATAAACAAttcattttatatcaaaatggaGATTGACAAAAGATGGAGATTGATGAAGGCGGAACACTTGAATTTCTTTTAAGCAGATATTAAGTCATGTTGTGGTTACATCCATTTTGGTGATGTGATTGTGTTTGACACCACTTTCAACACAATGTGTACGAGATGATGTTTGCTCCTTTGTTAGGAGTTAATAACCACAATCAAAGCGttcttgaaaaatgaaaaaaaccaAGAGCTTTGAGTGGTTGTTTGAAGAATTCCTTAAAGCTCTATCGGTGTGCTGCTGAAAGTCGTAATTACGAATCAAGATGGAGTCAAAGGCTATCGGCAACAAACTACCAGCCACCTTTCATCAGTACTGCATATGGCATGCTATTAACAAGCTTAATGACAAAGATTGGGTTGAAGGCGTTTTCAAGGATTTGCATGATTGCATATGGGCTATCAAGAGCAAAGAAGAATTTGAGGTAAGGTGAAACAAGTTGGTAGAAGAACATGTGTTGGTTGATAAAACGTGGCTTGAGGGCATTTATGAGTTACATGCAAATTGGGTTCCAACATTTTGTAAGCACGTTTGCGATGGGAGCCAATTTGGTAGTCACTTAAGTGTGTGGGTTTTAAACATCACTGAGTTGTACATCATTATTCTCCCAGCTGCAAGATTCATTtcaacagcaacctaatgacgaTCAAGGTTGAGGGGCATATAGACCCTCTCCACATCGACCAACCATGATGTAGTAGAAAATAGCTCCCCCTTCCCCTTCACTATCTTTAACAGCACCTATAAGAATTATTTGGACACATAGACTTTGCGGCCTCCATGTTCTCTAAGTTGTCCTTGCATTAATGGAAGCACTCACAATACAACTATCCACAATtggaaaataaatacaaaagcaTGTACAACACtgaaaacattaaaaaacacACGCAAACTAGTCCATTGTGTTGGTGTTCAACATTGTACTAAAAACCAATCGATTGTGTTGGTGTTCAACATTTTCCCTACCCTTCGACCCTCATTTGCATGGTTCAAAAACCAGTACCTTCGACCCTCATTCGCACGGTTCCTCAAGAGATACAGCTGCAAATGAATGTGCTGaaatatacaaattttaattaaactatgaCACCAATGTAATCCCAACACATTTATATAACTCTAAACCAAATATAGTTTAGTCATTTACATCGGTTGACAACCACCCTTCCTTAACAAGGAGCCGCCTCCAAAAATCGGTGCCTCTAACTATCGTATTCTCCAATTGGGCAACATGACTAACAATGTAACAAACATTAAGGCTCATTGTTCTAGTCATTTAATCAATATAATTTCcaatgcataaaatccaaaacgTCAATTATCACTTGTTCTGATTCTCTTTCACCTTTTTGAATTGATAGAAATACTTGATCACCTTAAGCACAGTTTTTGTCCATTGCTTTAAATACCATTTCTCTTTGTAGAACATTCTTCTTCGGCTCACCCTCTTGGAGTTTTTTACAATTTGCTCGTATGGCAAATGActttcgtcttcttcttcgccCCCTCCTCCCTAGTTTTGTTCCTACAGTCTTTAACCTCCCCCTCATGTACTGACCATTCCTTTTTGTTGCCACATGCTCACCCTCAGGTGTGAAAATAAAAACCTCATCATCAAAACTTTGGACTTCTTCGTATTGCTCTGGACACACTCTTTAATCAATCCAACCATCTCCCCGCATACAGCTTCGGGACTATCCAACTCAACAGTCCATAGAAGTTCATCCAAACCCTCTTCTCCACACCTCCCATAACCTCCTTCCTGCTTAATCCCTTGACCTCCCCCATTTTCCTCCATCAGCCCTATTTTGACCACCATCTTCTTCTTAttcctcttctccttcttcttctccctctttATTTCCGTCTTCTATTCTTCATCTTTTTCCTCTTCCTTTTCCACatctttttgttcttcttcttctacctcATTCTTCCCCTCCACATATTTTACCTTAACTTCCCTCCCCAATTCCTTGACCTCTTCGGTCAATTCTTCCATCTTCTTCAATACCTTCCTCTCTGAAATATCCTTCTCATACACCAAAGCCACATTTAactcttttatttgtactttcaaCTTGCCGGCATCATTTGTATCAGGAGTAAAGGTGTTTGGAATCACTACATTAGCATCATCGCCCCATGTTAGTAGCCTATGTTCCTTTTTTATTCAATCGGCACAATCTCTCAAATCCCCACCACTTGCCATTTAGCACAACTCGTCAGAATTCCATTTCTCACAcatatagttttcacaaatattcaTCAACATTCACAGATGTTCACGTTCATTCACAAAGTTCATAGATTTACAAATAAAGTCGTACATCTCAGTTCTCAGTTATGTACATCTGCAGATGCTCATAGATGGGTTGATTCTTTGTTGTCAACCACCAGAGAATCTTGGGAAGGTTGCCGGATTAGTCATCTTACAATAGCTAATGGCTTCTCTAATTAGGGAACTATTTCGTATGCCCACATGTGCACATACATTGAATTAGTACTCAATCACAATAATTTAACCATTATTACTGCTCAATCAAAGCAACAAATAGTACCTGAAAAGCATAACTAAACCCTTTTGTAGCCCCATCTAGATCTCTGCCACCTCTTACTTCCcttaccttcttcttcttcatcctccTCATCTCCTTCCATATCACCATCCACCCTTCCTCTCCTTCTCCTAGAAGCATCAAAAGAAAGGTTATCTTATAGTTGTTCAAACAATATCACACCCATGAATAACTGTTGAACCTATCCATGTCGTCTACATGCTTGAATTAGTCTAGGTTCACAGCCAAGTTACTCTTTTTCCATATCAAGACACCCTCGGTGAAGTATACAAGCCCCATTTTCAATGCATCATCCTCATTTTCGcatttttttaaaatccttaaaaaaaaccttttcAAGCTCGACACAAGTCACAAAAACCTTTTGGCTACCTTTCGTAGGGACGATCTTCACTTGACCTTTGCCCTTCCTACCTTTCCCTTGCTACTCTTTCCAAGAAAACCAAATTTCTCAGGAAAATACTTAGTCAAAAGCTTAATGTTGGAATGCTCAACCTCATTTCATAAGGTTCGTCACAACGAAGCCCTGTAATGAGGTAAAAGTCCTTATTCGTGAAACGGATCACTTTGTAGCCTATTAAATACATGAGTGAGTCCCTCTAAATCTTTCACCCCTTGATTAGCCACTCTATATAGCAACAATTCCTGCACCAATTGGCCAGTAAGGGCTAGTCTATCGACACTTTTTAAGTGTCCAAAGCATGATGCCCTAAAACCAGCAAGTTGTGCGTCATTAAACTTTTGATGCATGACTCATAGCACATGACTTGCTTAAGAAAGGTTGTTGACCATTCCCCTATGCGGTTCTTCCTCTTTTGTTGCTGGTTGAACCCCTTGAGTTATCATCTCATGTACCTATAACAATACAACCATTCAACACAGCCAAATTGAACAATATATACCCTTGTAACAACCACATTCAACAATGTATAACACTAACACAATCTACAGGGAACAAACCTTCGTGACTTAAATAATATCAACTTAATTCATAAGATTAACAATGATTTCATCAACACAAATAATTTCTAACTCAACAATATAACTTCAACAAAACAAGATTAACAATGATTTCATCAACACAAATCATTTCTAACTCAACAATATAACTTCAACAAAACAACCTATCCCTTATACACAATCTGTCATCAGCAAGTTTTTATAACACTACATCGACAGTGAACAAACTTTCATTACTTAAGTAATATCAACTTAATTGATAAGATTAACAATGATTTCATCAACACAAATCATTCCCAACTCAACAATATAACTTCCACAAAATGAAACTGAACGACCTATCCCTTATACACAACCTGTCAACAACATTTCATAAACCCACATCCCACCAAAATTTCCCAAAAATTCGCCCAACTTccataattaatcaaatttatttCTAGGGTTTCTCTCTAAGTGACCGGGCATCCTAGAAGAAATAGCTATCAATCTCACTTCTTCTAGGCCATCCACCCTCTTTTCACCCCTTATCCTTGGTGTGGAGTAGatttggcattcgtgtcgtgtttttcgtgtttgtatcgttttcgtgtcatacccgatatcttaacgtgtcgtgtaacacctgttaaaataaacaggtaaaatgacccgacccaaaATTGACctgacccgttacccgttaaggaaaatatattttaaaccaataaataatcaaatgaaaaaacataatactaaataagtatatacataccacattgtcacatccaaaaaataaaaacgtatttaagtaaagtctttaatagttttttaattaatgtagaagtgtaaaaaatataaaaatatatatataaacgcttgtaatgacaagctttacaactttcatgacgagcttaacttcaaaattcgccactataatcatataaatcatagactaaaatttaaccattgattgttgtttacatttacgcttcattgttctcatcaaattttgttttttttccagattttcttttttgaaaacatgatctattagaggatccAGGAAGATGAacagtttggatcgttgatattatagtCAGAGTTTTacagttagtgaaaatattgcttgatgtttataaagtctctacaaactatatgacatcgactcatatttcagttaatcataaatatcgaaatgtgatatcaaatatctgaactgttcatcttcttacatccgccaaatgatgatgttttcaaaaaagaaaattttaaaaatgaaatttagtaAGAAGAATTAaacgtaaatgacaatcgacgattaaatataaatttaaggtttatggattatggattatagtgttggatttcgaagctggccccttcatgaaagttgtaaggcttatcactatgagtgattgtatattttttttttttttacatttattacacttctacaataattattattaattttattaatttttccctcaaataaaaaacattattcatgagggtttggaggattttaaaaatctaaacgataatgtaagtgtaaccataaTCTACTcgtagaggaataatgatgaatcatgagtgtttatatattctttcatatttttcatacttgtatgtatgccttcttagttcttgcctatacaaatactatactagtttattttaattttggacaacaacatgttaagtaaaatttatcctagtaatgataataagaaactctcataataaaaataaataatgattaaaacattttttgtaaacttatatagaataataatacaaaactatatatttaatatagaatatattgtatacattaatatggctattgtattttataataaacctattagtaattaaattttaaaatgatcaaaataatttttttcttaacaggtcgaaacgggttacccacgtgttacccgcgtgtatacttgttaagaacccgttattaacggattcaaaacgggtcacccgataatgacccgattagttatcgtgttgacccgaaacctgttattttcgtgttgtgtcagaaactgccgggtctaGTGTGGAGACCTTGAGGCACCAAACTTTTGGTGCTTGGAGTTCCtttcctcaaatcctcaaggaGCACAAGAGAAGCAAAGAAACAACCATCCAAGGAGAGAAGATCACAAACACAAGGAAGCATTCAAGGAACTTGGAGTGAACTTGAAGGCCATCCACTTGGGCGAATCCATTGTTTAaccaaggatgagcttcaagggtatgAAAGCGTtatctctcttctctttttaatttgtaaagATTCATGGTTCACttttcactaggctttgaaagtcatgggttatAGAATTATTTTTTAGTGCTTCCTTACATTAAGAGTTATTATATATGCTTGTATactcaaatattctcacatatTCTTAGTTAGGACAAAAAATTTCCTTAATTATGGGCGGCCCAATAAAGCTCATAATGTATGTCATGGGCAGCCCTGAGAGCCCATGACCCATACCACGACTTGGAGAGCCCATGGTCTGTGAGTGGCAAAGTCCAATTACCTTAGGCTAGACTACGTTTTATCCCTTAAGGTAAATATGTCATATTGAGCATATTGTTCACAAGTACTTCCCCTATTAGATGTGGTTGATTTATGTCTCCATAAATAACCCCACATTTGCTTGTGtttaaatagaaagaaaaatgagatgtaCTTCATGTTTGAATACGTATTACTAGATAtatattttagttatttatttttatgaaattcaAATGAGGGGAAATGTAAAAATTCCTGGACTTTATTATTAATTACGTATTTTGTAGTTGTATTCAAAGTTACGATGTACTTATAGTTAcgacatttattttttttcgataagttaaaaagacaaaaatgccCTAGTTGGCTAAACAAAATTATACGAACACATATTTTATCCTTATATGTTTCGCCGTATTTCTTGGCATATCTGGATAGAGGTCAATCCTACGGGCGCACAGGTGAAAACCTTTCACCAAATGGAGTTATAACAAAAGAGATATAAATGAGCAAAGGTAAGGGCAAAATGGTCTTTTGATCATTAATATAGAAGGCTCCAGCTTTGCTGGAGCAGCCATCAGGGGCGCCACGTGTGTGGCTATAATGGAGAAGGGAGAGGAGAAATGAGGGAAAAGAGATAGTGGGCTGCCCAATTAGGagggaaagaaaagagagaaacacCAGATCCTCCTTGACCCAAGTAACCCAACTCGGTTCCCTTCGCAttttttcaacatttttcatCAGTTTTTTTGGCAAATTTCGTCGAACCACCACCTGGAACCAACTCTATGACCctccctcttccatttccacccaaacCCAACGAGGTTTGACTTCCATTTTGTGAAGAAAGGAGTCGGTGGCTCTGAGGGTTCCATGGCAGTGATTTGCCATTTTTGAAGTGTTGCCTTCGTCCACCACCACTTTTAGCTTCCTCTTGAGgccaagaacaaagcccaaacaagtttggggcGGCGGAGCAACAGATTCGACAAATCAAAGAACGCCTACTTTAGGGTTTCCAACGAATCAAGGGAAATTTCAGGTATTTTCCGCccgaattggacttcggccCAGATATGAAACTTCTTTCCCGTGGTGTGTTCTACAATCctgtgaaatttggtaattttttaggTTAGTCGGAAAATTAGGTTTCCGTTCGCCGGAAACTAACCGACAGctcgtggccagtgggccgactTTGCCTTTTAAAGTTAAATTTGATGTTCTGAATACATATTTGTTATTCGTTTGAtgtggtttgattgtttgaatcTAGTATTGAACATATCTGCCACTTGAATATTGGTTAGTAAACAGTTTACATATGACGGTGAACTATAATGGTTTGATCCCGTTTGAGAATATGTAGATAGTCTAACAAGAAGATTAGATTTAAATTTTGGCCAACCATTATATTTATCTTCCGTTTTTGGGGCGTTACATCCTAAACGAATAGGGCTTCCAAAATGAATCGGAAGATAATTATCTAATATTGTGGTGAACTTTACGAGAAGTCTTCAACCTCAGTTTCTAACGGACAATTTATTTTTAACTTTGGTGTGTAGTAGTTgtactaaataaaaaataaaaaaaataaaaacttggaaAACAGACAAGGAGTGAGTGAgtttgtaaaaagtaaaaaggcAAAAAGGTGGGTAGTGGTTGAGGTTTCGAAAAAAACGCGTAAAAGGCAAGGGAGAGGGCGTGCGTTACAAAAAGGGAATATGATCATGACTTTTGTTTCAGCAAGACACACTTTTCTCCTTTCACATAAAGTAATAAAGTATAAAGTTAGGAATCCCCAAAAAGTTGAATTCAGCCAAATGTTCCCCATTTTCACTTGCATTTGTTTAATGCACATAATAATCATCATTACTCATTACGTGGTTACCTATTAAGacattttggctttttttttctttcaaaagctTACTCCAGAAATTCGAGAATAAATATTCTGCGTTAAAATAATGTGCATTATCGGTGGCTTTAATCATTGGTTGATATGTAGAGTTCTTgacaacaaaattaagaaaaattaaattgaaaaacacATAGAGGTCAcaattgtttttaagtgcagcAGATTTGATCTCTAGATATTCAGAACacaaagagtaatgttattcatatcatgtttttgtactacattttcataccaccttaggtgacaTTTGATGTGGATAACCAcattatttgaattaattagatttttaaatttagttcattatttaataaactaataattaagaaaaattaattaattaaataatgattGTGGCATCTAATGTAGACAACcatatcatttgaaaaatttgcaaaacccaaggaaatgaaggagaaaatctgattaattcaaatgatgtggctgtccacatcaaatgtcaTTCAAAGTGGTATAGAAATGTTGTATAAAAATGTAGTATGAATATCATTACTCAAATGTCACCTACAATACCATAAAAATATGATATGAATAATATTACTCTTTTTTAGATTATAAAATGGATGGGCGACGAAATGCAAATACAAGTAGTATGTGGAGTACACAGAAAACTAGTCATGCAGACATAGCATACCACGCGGATAGGTAAAGTAGTCGGTGTTGGTACTCAGCCTTTGAACCAATTTTCTACTTTTCACACGCAAACTGCTCCAAAGCCGTGCGACGGCTTTAACCTTTTCAtactttactctctctctcaaccttTATGCAATCAGTCTTCTCTCTTATTTTATCCATCGACCACTTCTAACTACTTTTTGCTGTTCAgcttaaaaagaaaagaaataaagtattctttgaattttcttttcttcttggcTTTGCCTTTGCCATAAATGATAACAAGGAAAACAATTGTAAAAGAAAACGGTATCTACTATCTCCATCTTGAACACATAAGTAACTGCACTTCGAATTGAGTTCTTTGTTTGCGGGTGAGGTCTCTCTCAATTTCTCGTGTAGTCGTGTCCCATTTTTAAAGCATCTTCAAATAAGTTAGTAACTttttttaaagtgttatttggtaatttatttgACAATTTTATGTTACTTTAAAATTTTATCATTCTAACTCACTCTTCAACAAATTGTTCAAGTTTTATCTCTCACTTTGAAATATTAATATCCCAACTTTATCTTATACTGTGAAGCCCCAAtttattttcaaactctttACCCAATAACACTTTTGAATAATGGTGGGACCCAATTTG
The nucleotide sequence above comes from Malus sylvestris chromosome 16, drMalSylv7.2, whole genome shotgun sequence. Encoded proteins:
- the LOC126609283 gene encoding uncharacterized protein LOC126609283, which encodes MRVVIVEKKRQREGGGEGCQSELDLMWVEVVLMLELTLVVHPEAMKNRDCEETAGSSVETLRHQTFGAWSSFPQILKEHKRSKETTIQGEKITNTRKHSRNLE